A DNA window from Phoenix dactylifera cultivar Barhee BC4 chromosome 13, palm_55x_up_171113_PBpolish2nd_filt_p, whole genome shotgun sequence contains the following coding sequences:
- the LOC103696015 gene encoding probable protein phosphatase 2C 35, translating into MGCVQAKCWLRCRRCCCRCQLSSAGSDGAASRDGDPGHGRHIISGSPVGSAAVPSHRLLLQFSSLSQRGHYPDTPDRENQDTFCIKTQLQGNPNLHLFAVFDGHGYFGAQCAAFARDHLVEDLAGDPHLLEDPVKSFNSAFLSTNSELHNSEIDDTMSGTTAIAVLVGGDTLFVANVGDSRAVAGVWDGERVVAEDLSSDQTPFREDEYERVRRCGARVLSVDQVEGIKDPAIQSWGMESEGDPPRLWVQNGMYPGTAFTRSVGDSTAESIGVVAVPEVMTVRITPSHLFFVVASDGVFEFLSSQAVVDMVSRYPDPRDACSAIAAESYKLWLEHEIRTDDITIIVVHIRDLCGSDAVATNEASHAGTKASLMVSQKARTDISASPGPETGHPKRRNFLELQSCPSDFSLERSLACVAPSPTHSLSIEK; encoded by the exons ATGGGCTGCGTACAAGCCAAGTGCTGGCTTCGCTGCCGCCGGTGCTGCTGCCGCTGCCAGCTCTCCTCCGCCGGCAGCGACGGCGCCGCCTCCCGTGACGGCGACCCCGGCCACGGCCGGCACATCATCTCCGGCAGCCCCGTGGGCTCCGCCGCCGTCCCCTCCcaccgcctcctcctccagttctcctccctctcccagcGCGGACACTACCCCGACACCCCCGATCGCGAGAACCAGGACACCTTCTGCATCAAGACCCAGCTCCAAGGCAACCCGAACCTCCACCTCTTCGCCGTCTTCGACGGCCATGGCTATTTCGGTGCCCAGTGCGCCGCTTTCGCCCGCGACCACCTCGTCGAAGACCTCGCCGGCGACCCCCATCTCCTCGAAGACCCCGTCAAATCCTTCAATTCCGCCTTCCTCTCCACCAATTCCGAACTCCACAACAGCGAGATCGACGACACGATGAGCGGCACGACGGCGATCGCCGTCCTCGTCGGTGGCGACACGCTCTTCGTCGCGAACGTCGGCGACTCGAGAGCGGTCGCCGGCGTCTGGGACGGGGAGCGGGTGGTGGCGGAGGACTTGTCCAGTGATCAGACGCCGTTCCGGGAGGATGAGTATGAGAGGGTCCGGCGGTGCGGGGCGAGGGTGCTGAGCGTCGACCAGGTGGAGGGCATAAAGGATCCGGCAATTCAGAGCTGGGGGATGGAGAGTGAAGGGGACCCGCCGAGGCTGTGGGTTCAGAATGGCATGTACCCTGGGACGGCGTTCACGAGGAGTGTCGGGGACTCGACGGCGGAGAGCATCGGTGTCGTCGCCGTGCCGGAGGTCATGACGGTGAGGATCACGCCGAGCCATCTCTTCTTTGTCGTGGCGAGCGACGGGGTTTTCGAGTTCCTCTCGAGTCAGGCTGTGGTGGATATG GTGTCCAGATACCCAGATCCCCGAGATGCCTGCTCAGCAATTGCTGCAGAATCCTACAAATTATGGTTAGAGCATGAAATTCGGACTGATGATATAACGATCATTGTCGTGCACATCAGAGACTTGTGTGGT TCAGATGCTGTAGCAACTAATGAAGCAAGTCATGCTGGCACAAAAGCTTCCTTAATGGTTTCACAGAAAGCAAGAACAGATATATCTGCATCCCCAGGGCCAGAAACTGGTCATCCAAAAAGAAGGAATTTCCTTGAGCTGCAGTCATGTCCTTCTGACTTTTCCCTGGAACGAAGTCTTGCATGTGTTGCTCCTTCTCCTACACACTCGTTATCTATAGAAAAG TGA